In Equus przewalskii isolate Varuska chromosome 22, EquPr2, whole genome shotgun sequence, the following proteins share a genomic window:
- the LOC139078652 gene encoding uncharacterized protein isoform X2: MSGLRRYEVALEAEEEIYWGCFYFFPWLRMWRRERSSAHPREQKLEPLRGLMSCLSNGLGPAPQRSGRGLPRRTPAATAQPAGALKI, encoded by the exons ATGTCGGGATTGAGGAGATACGAGGTGGCGCTGGAGGCGGAGGAGGA GATCTACTGGGGCTGCTTCTACTTCTTCCCCTGGCTGCGCATGTGGCGGAGGGAGCGGAG CTCGGCGCACCCCCGGGAGCAGAAACTGGAGCCTCTGCGGGGCCTGATGAGCTGTCTGTCAAACGGGCTGGGCCCTGCTCCCCAGCGCTCCGGTCGCGGCCTCCCCCGCCGCACGCCCGCCGCCACTGCCCAGCCCGCCGGTGCATTAAAGATTTAA
- the LOC139078652 gene encoding uncharacterized protein isoform X1, with protein sequence MWQLRLPGGTYLRLPGNKSDRSREWPRRGPGAGEALIHRAASQETFGARDMSGLRRYEVALEAEEEIYWGCFYFFPWLRMWRRERSSAHPREQKLEPLRGLMSCLSNGLGPAPQRSGRGLPRRTPAATAQPAGALKI encoded by the exons ATGTGGCAACTGCGGCTTCCCGGGGGCACCTACCTCAGATTACCTGGGAACAAGTCAGACCGGTCCCGGGAATGGCCGAGAAGGGGGCCCGGGGCTGGGGAGGCCTTGATCCATCGTGCCGCTTCCCAGGAGACGTTCGGAGCCCGGGACATGTCGGGATTGAGGAGATACGAGGTGGCGCTGGAGGCGGAGGAGGA GATCTACTGGGGCTGCTTCTACTTCTTCCCCTGGCTGCGCATGTGGCGGAGGGAGCGGAG CTCGGCGCACCCCCGGGAGCAGAAACTGGAGCCTCTGCGGGGCCTGATGAGCTGTCTGTCAAACGGGCTGGGCCCTGCTCCCCAGCGCTCCGGTCGCGGCCTCCCCCGCCGCACGCCCGCCGCCACTGCCCAGCCCGCCGGTGCATTAAAGATTTAA